The following proteins are encoded in a genomic region of Corynebacterium atypicum:
- the dapD gene encoding 2,3,4,5-tetrahydropyridine-2,6-dicarboxylate N-succinyltransferase, protein MSNFKENSAHAVGVATVTANGTVLDCWYPAPRLDTGTGAAGTHRLDQAPQQLATLVGADEIRGVARVAVETTISSLAEPPADTYDAWLRLQLLSHRLIRPHEANLDGIFGLLTNVVWTNFGPCEVGDFQMVRARLQAERGPVTVFLVDKFPRMVDYVVPSGVRIGDADRVRLGAHLAEGTTVMHEGFVNFNAGTLGNSMIEGRVSAGVVVGDGSDVGGGASIMGTLSGGGKQVISIGERCLLGANSGLGISLGDGCTVEAGLYLTAGSKVVVTAAVAEKLGVEPGSSVKALELSGASGIVFRRNSLGGQIEAVAASGEGVKLNASLHAN, encoded by the coding sequence ATGAGCAATTTTAAAGAGAACTCCGCCCACGCCGTCGGTGTAGCCACCGTCACTGCCAACGGCACCGTGCTCGATTGCTGGTACCCGGCCCCCCGCCTGGACACCGGAACGGGCGCCGCGGGCACGCACCGCTTGGACCAGGCGCCGCAGCAGTTGGCCACCCTGGTGGGCGCCGACGAGATCCGCGGGGTGGCCCGCGTGGCCGTGGAAACCACGATCTCCTCGCTGGCCGAGCCTCCCGCCGATACCTACGACGCCTGGCTGCGCCTGCAGCTGCTCTCCCACCGCCTGATCCGCCCGCACGAGGCGAACCTGGATGGCATCTTTGGGCTGCTGACCAACGTGGTCTGGACGAACTTCGGTCCCTGCGAGGTAGGCGACTTTCAGATGGTCCGCGCCCGGTTGCAGGCGGAGCGCGGGCCCGTGACCGTGTTTTTGGTGGATAAGTTCCCGCGGATGGTCGATTACGTGGTCCCGTCTGGGGTGCGCATCGGCGACGCCGACCGCGTACGCCTCGGTGCGCACCTGGCGGAGGGCACCACGGTCATGCACGAGGGATTCGTAAACTTCAATGCCGGTACGCTGGGCAACTCGATGATCGAGGGCCGGGTCTCCGCCGGCGTCGTCGTCGGCGATGGCTCCGACGTCGGCGGCGGGGCCTCGATCATGGGCACCCTATCTGGCGGGGGCAAGCAGGTCATCTCGATCGGCGAGCGCTGCTTGCTCGGGGCTAACTCCGGGCTCGGCATTTCGCTTGGCGACGGCTGCACGGTGGAGGCCGGGCTCTACCTCACTGCGGGCTCCAAGGTGGTGGTCACCGCGGCTGTGGCCGAAAAGCTCGGCGTGGAACCGGGCAGCTCGGTGAAGGCTCTGGAGCTTTCCGGGGCCAGCGGTATCGTCTTCCGCCGCAACTCGCTGGGCGGCCAGATCGAGGCTGTTGCGGCCTCCGGCGAGGGCGTCAAGCTCAACGCCTCGCTGCACGCCAACTAG
- a CDS encoding GtrA family protein: MAASPVSARILGDVRQFIQFGIVGGSGTIVNLATAYASKKTAQWFGVSAHDVFVNLFGTQFNIRWYHVFMTLAFLVANAWNYQLNRMWTFKGANPRSWWRGFFPFLLTGIGAFVVSQVVATFLMNPTSPVALPEEIFDDSTGLRTKFYWATAISVIVAMPVNFIVNKLWTFRRSRPPAVVETPPQ; encoded by the coding sequence ATGGCCGCGAGTCCCGTCTCGGCGCGCATTCTTGGCGACGTCCGGCAATTCATCCAGTTCGGCATAGTCGGCGGCTCCGGAACAATCGTTAACCTGGCCACGGCCTACGCGAGCAAGAAGACCGCCCAGTGGTTCGGCGTGTCCGCGCACGACGTCTTTGTCAACCTTTTCGGCACGCAGTTCAACATCCGCTGGTACCACGTGTTTATGACGCTGGCCTTCCTCGTGGCCAACGCCTGGAACTATCAGCTCAACAGGATGTGGACTTTTAAGGGAGCGAACCCGCGCAGCTGGTGGCGCGGGTTCTTCCCGTTTTTGCTCACAGGCATCGGCGCCTTTGTTGTCAGCCAGGTCGTGGCGACCTTCCTGATGAACCCCACGAGCCCCGTGGCGCTGCCAGAAGAGATCTTCGACGACTCGACAGGGCTGCGGACCAAGTTCTACTGGGCGACGGCCATCTCCGTCATCGTAGCCATGCCCGTGAACTTCATCGTCAACAAGCTGTGGACCTTCCGGCGCTCCCGACCGCCGGCGGTGGTGGAGACCCCGCCTCAGTAG
- the dapC gene encoding succinyldiaminopimelate transaminase, whose amino-acid sequence MPNTHRTRVSERLPKFPWDTIADAKDQAASHPDGLVDLSVGSPVDPVPPSIQLALSEAAGFSGYPATVGTRQLREAIVAACARRYRMTGLNADPAAGESSVLPVVGTKEAIAWLPTLLGLGSEDVVVIPELAYPTYEVGARLAGARILRADSTFACGPATPALFYINSPANPSGRVLGVEHLRKLVAFARERGVILASDECYLGLGFDDENPPLSILDERVCDGDHTNLLAIHSLSKTSNFAGYRGGFFAGDPQLIAELTEVRKHAGFMVPYPVQAAMVAALEDDDSERVQKLTYAVRRARLMEAVLGAGFRIEHSQAGLYLWATLGEEGRRTVERLAEFGILVAPGEFYGPGGTNFVRVALTATDDAIARAVDRLRAHSAELRHVAETSAKAE is encoded by the coding sequence ATGCCGAATACGCACCGAACGCGCGTCTCCGAGAGGCTTCCCAAGTTCCCCTGGGATACGATCGCCGACGCGAAGGATCAAGCTGCAAGCCACCCCGACGGACTGGTGGACCTGTCGGTCGGTTCCCCGGTCGACCCCGTGCCGCCGAGCATCCAGCTCGCGCTCAGCGAGGCCGCCGGGTTCTCTGGCTATCCGGCGACGGTGGGCACGCGGCAGCTGCGTGAGGCGATCGTCGCCGCCTGCGCCAGGCGCTACCGGATGACCGGCCTGAATGCCGACCCGGCTGCCGGAGAGTCCTCCGTCCTACCCGTCGTGGGCACGAAGGAGGCTATCGCCTGGCTGCCCACGCTGTTGGGCCTGGGCAGCGAGGACGTCGTCGTCATCCCGGAGCTGGCCTACCCGACGTACGAGGTGGGCGCGCGCCTGGCCGGGGCACGTATCTTGCGGGCTGATTCGACGTTTGCCTGCGGGCCGGCCACCCCGGCGCTGTTCTACATCAACTCGCCGGCGAATCCCTCGGGCCGGGTTCTCGGGGTCGAGCACCTGCGCAAGCTCGTTGCTTTCGCCCGGGAACGCGGTGTCATCCTCGCCTCCGACGAGTGCTACCTGGGTCTGGGCTTTGACGATGAGAATCCGCCGCTGTCCATCCTCGACGAGCGCGTCTGTGATGGCGACCACACGAACCTTTTGGCCATCCACTCGCTGTCGAAGACCTCGAACTTCGCCGGCTACCGCGGCGGCTTTTTCGCCGGCGACCCGCAACTGATCGCCGAGCTGACCGAGGTACGCAAACACGCCGGGTTCATGGTGCCGTACCCAGTCCAGGCCGCCATGGTCGCCGCGTTGGAAGACGACGACTCGGAACGGGTGCAGAAGCTTACGTACGCCGTGCGCAGGGCCCGGCTCATGGAGGCCGTGCTGGGGGCAGGCTTCCGGATCGAGCACTCGCAGGCCGGACTCTACCTGTGGGCGACCCTCGGCGAAGAGGGCCGCCGCACGGTCGAGCGGCTGGCCGAGTTCGGCATCCTGGTCGCCCCGGGCGAGTTCTACGGGCCGGGCGGCACGAACTTTGTGCGTGTGGCGCTGACTGCGACAGACGACGCGATCGCCCGCGCCGTCGACAGGCTGCGCGCGCACTCCGCCGAGCTGCGCCACGTGGCTGAAACGTCGGCTAAGGCTGAGTAA
- the fdxA gene encoding ferredoxin: MTYIIAQPCVDVMDRACVEECPVDCIYEGQRSLYIHPDECVDCGACEPACPVEAIFYEDDLPEEWADYYDANVAFFDDLGSPGGAAALGPQEFDPPLIAELPPQNQD; this comes from the coding sequence ATGACCTACATCATCGCTCAGCCTTGCGTCGACGTCATGGACCGTGCCTGTGTCGAGGAGTGCCCGGTTGACTGCATCTACGAGGGACAGCGCAGCCTCTATATCCACCCGGATGAATGTGTGGACTGTGGCGCCTGCGAGCCCGCCTGCCCGGTAGAAGCAATTTTTTATGAGGACGATCTCCCGGAGGAATGGGCGGACTATTACGACGCCAACGTCGCTTTCTTTGATGACCTAGGCTCTCCCGGTGGCGCCGCCGCGCTCGGTCCACAGGAGTTCGACCCTCCGCTGATCGCCGAGCTGCCCCCGCAGAATCAGGACTAA
- the mshB gene encoding N-acetyl-1-D-myo-inositol-2-amino-2-deoxy-alpha-D-glucopyranoside deacetylase, with amino-acid sequence MTDQLFGAVGSYPDGAPGRRDLAGLRVVAVHAHPDDETITMGGTLHQLSRRGADVTVVTCTLGEEGEVIGPAWQKLVADEADQLGGLRIGELDQALRALGVRGEFLGGAGAYRDSGMAGTASAANPRALVNNSEAATRDLVEILRRIRPQLVLTYDPYGGYGHPDHIKAHEITHAAAEAVGVKRLAWQVMPEARQESGLAEIDEVPPGWRRAKPGELASVADELVDAAVELEAEDLAAKLSGFRAHATQLQLADGTVSPTNPEPAWAAIKHPGAIGAVYCLSNRIAQPVLRAEYFHVAAGLPVEDRSDIASGLDLAERPGAGR; translated from the coding sequence ATGACTGATCAACTGTTTGGCGCTGTCGGTTCCTACCCCGATGGCGCTCCGGGGCGCCGGGATCTCGCGGGGTTGCGCGTGGTGGCGGTGCATGCCCACCCGGACGATGAGACGATCACGATGGGCGGCACGCTGCATCAGCTGTCCCGGCGCGGCGCCGACGTCACCGTGGTGACCTGCACGCTCGGTGAAGAAGGCGAGGTGATCGGCCCGGCGTGGCAGAAGCTGGTGGCCGACGAAGCCGACCAGCTTGGCGGGCTGCGTATCGGCGAGCTCGATCAGGCCCTGCGCGCGCTGGGAGTGCGCGGTGAGTTTCTCGGCGGGGCTGGGGCTTACCGGGATTCGGGCATGGCGGGAACGGCGAGCGCGGCGAACCCGCGGGCTCTGGTCAATAACTCGGAGGCGGCGACCCGCGATCTGGTCGAGATCTTGCGGCGCATCCGCCCGCAGCTGGTGCTGACGTACGATCCGTACGGTGGCTACGGGCATCCGGACCACATTAAGGCCCACGAGATCACCCACGCCGCCGCCGAGGCGGTGGGGGTGAAGCGGCTGGCCTGGCAGGTGATGCCCGAGGCGCGTCAGGAATCCGGGCTGGCCGAGATCGATGAGGTGCCGCCCGGCTGGCGGCGTGCCAAACCCGGCGAGCTCGCGAGCGTTGCCGACGAGCTTGTCGATGCCGCGGTGGAGCTCGAGGCGGAAGACCTGGCTGCGAAGCTGTCGGGCTTTCGGGCCCACGCGACCCAGCTGCAGCTCGCCGACGGTACGGTCTCGCCGACGAACCCGGAGCCTGCGTGGGCGGCGATCAAGCACCCCGGAGCCATTGGGGCCGTCTACTGCCTGTCTAACCGCATCGCCCAGCCGGTGCTGCGCGCGGAGTACTTCCACGTGGCTGCCGGCCTGCCCGTAGAAGATCGAAGCGACATCGCAAGCGGCCTTGATCTGGCCGAGCGCCCTGGAGCGGGCCGGTGA
- a CDS encoding ABC transporter family substrate-binding protein, translating into MRHMSAQPAGRGAAVGRVAALFVGLMLCAGGVANPGPPPIEEEPAEQPTTTPPPPQRPPEARVRVTVGIDPLRGGVNPHLIADGSQAVDHIAALVLPSAFSGEQRNEDLLDRAEEITPAAGAQQTVRYQISAGAQWSDGTPVSGSDFTYLWRSIISTPGVKNRGGYETIKNIRVSGSGKTVEVDFGRVNRSWRELFSNLLPAHLLRGSDFSEALADGIPASAGKYLIRDFDAARGVIELQRNDRFWGLDPAQIDIVTLRPVSGALEASDQMRTGQVPFMDITPAETTEQALGLVAGTQLKKLNPGRQLKLTMNVASPLLGQAELRRELAGQLDPSTVARIAAGRSVDVRVPQRPAMEAANPENLRELSQRRAVTIGADPADRTASAAARAVIDSLRSVGIRADIVAADMDTMAAELLPEGELDAVITWGREAMTITGAAGYYGCAPIDPLPVETEEPTASPAASTSSAPPAAGNDTEASEPASGGKSVADRGAGSLGFRQSAQRKAAEATAGTPRGSNLSGYCTLETQQLLDAALAGAITGDQLRAELARLESFEHLSIGLLDETRLQVLGEKISGPAERLEDWPAGIPSIPSWRVTRPEEDAAEPKPGRQDTPGDGTGDEDTQENRGGGEPLE; encoded by the coding sequence ATGAGGCACATGAGTGCGCAGCCCGCCGGGCGAGGCGCAGCAGTAGGCCGGGTGGCCGCGCTCTTCGTGGGGCTGATGCTGTGCGCGGGCGGCGTGGCAAACCCGGGCCCGCCGCCGATCGAAGAGGAGCCGGCCGAGCAGCCGACAACGACGCCGCCGCCCCCGCAGCGTCCGCCGGAGGCCCGGGTGCGCGTGACCGTGGGCATTGACCCGCTGCGCGGAGGCGTGAACCCCCACCTGATCGCAGACGGTTCGCAGGCCGTCGACCACATCGCGGCATTGGTCTTGCCGTCGGCGTTTTCCGGGGAGCAACGCAACGAGGATCTGCTGGATCGAGCGGAGGAAATCACGCCCGCTGCCGGGGCCCAGCAGACGGTTCGCTATCAGATCTCCGCCGGTGCGCAGTGGTCTGACGGCACCCCGGTTTCGGGATCGGACTTCACCTACCTGTGGCGGTCCATCATCTCCACGCCCGGGGTGAAAAACCGGGGCGGCTACGAGACGATCAAGAACATTCGGGTCTCTGGCAGCGGCAAGACCGTCGAGGTGGACTTCGGCCGCGTCAACAGGAGCTGGCGTGAGCTCTTTAGCAACTTGCTGCCGGCACACCTGCTGCGTGGCTCGGACTTTTCCGAGGCGCTCGCCGATGGGATCCCCGCCTCCGCCGGCAAGTACCTCATTCGCGATTTCGATGCCGCCCGCGGCGTCATAGAGCTGCAGCGCAACGACCGCTTCTGGGGCCTCGACCCGGCCCAGATCGACATCGTCACGCTGCGCCCGGTCAGCGGCGCGCTCGAGGCGAGCGATCAGATGCGCACCGGCCAAGTGCCGTTTATGGATATCACTCCGGCGGAGACTACCGAGCAGGCGTTAGGGCTGGTCGCCGGAACCCAGTTGAAGAAGCTGAATCCGGGGCGCCAACTCAAGCTGACCATGAATGTCGCCTCGCCGCTGTTGGGGCAGGCCGAGCTTCGCCGCGAGCTCGCCGGCCAGCTGGACCCTAGTACGGTGGCTCGCATTGCTGCTGGGCGCAGCGTGGATGTGCGGGTGCCGCAGCGTCCTGCGATGGAGGCCGCGAACCCGGAGAACCTGCGCGAGCTGAGCCAGCGCCGGGCTGTGACCATCGGCGCCGACCCCGCGGACCGGACCGCGTCGGCGGCGGCGCGTGCGGTGATTGATTCGCTGCGCAGCGTGGGTATCCGCGCGGACATTGTGGCGGCGGACATGGATACGATGGCCGCCGAGCTCCTGCCCGAAGGCGAGCTCGACGCCGTGATTACGTGGGGCCGCGAGGCGATGACGATTACCGGGGCCGCGGGCTACTACGGGTGCGCGCCCATCGACCCGCTGCCCGTCGAAACGGAGGAACCTACGGCGTCGCCGGCCGCGAGCACTTCGTCTGCGCCACCGGCCGCGGGAAACGACACGGAGGCCAGCGAGCCCGCCAGCGGTGGTAAGTCTGTGGCAGATCGCGGTGCCGGCTCCCTTGGGTTCCGGCAGTCTGCCCAGCGCAAGGCCGCAGAGGCCACGGCGGGCACCCCGCGCGGTAGCAACCTGTCCGGCTACTGCACCCTGGAGACGCAGCAGCTTCTCGACGCCGCGTTGGCCGGCGCGATCACTGGCGACCAGTTGCGAGCTGAGCTGGCGCGGCTGGAGAGCTTCGAGCATCTGTCGATCGGGCTGTTAGACGAGACGCGTCTGCAAGTTCTCGGGGAGAAAATTTCCGGGCCGGCCGAGCGTCTGGAGGACTGGCCGGCGGGCATTCCGAGCATCCCGTCCTGGCGGGTGACTCGCCCTGAGGAAGATGCGGCGGAACCGAAGCCGGGCCGCCAGGATACGCCGGGCGACGGCACGGGCGACGAGGACACCCAGGAAAATCGCGGTGGGGGCGAGCCTCTAGAGTAA
- the typA gene encoding translational GTPase TypA: MSHPEFRNVAIVAHVDHGKTTLVNAMLEQSGAFGDHGEVTDRVMDSGDLEREKGITILAKNTAIHRKGLGKDGTDLIINVIDTPGHADFGGEVERGLSMVDGVVLLVDAAEGPLPQTRFVLGKALAAKLPVIILVNKTDRPDARIDEVVEESQDLLLELAAGLEDAEAAAAAEQLLDLPVLYASGREGKASTENPGNGNAPDSVDLQPLFDVIYHVLPEPTATIDAPLQAHVTNLDSSSFLGRLGLVRVHAGTLKKGQQVAWIHYDAEGGEHVKTVKIAELLRTEGVDRVPAEEVIAGDIAAVSGIDEIMIGDTLADVDNPVALPRITVDEPAISMTIGVNTSPMAGRGGGDKLTARLVKARLDQELIGNVSIRVNSTERPDTWEVQGRGEMALSVLVETMRREGFELTVGKPQVVTKIVDGKTQEPYEHTVIDAPADYQGPITQLMAARKGTMLSMGTNPGSNWIRMEYRVPARGLIGFRTTFMTETRGTGIVNSYSDGWDDWAGEIKGRPSGSLVADRSGQVTAYALQQLADRGNFFVEPGAETYEGMVVGANNRDEDMDVNITKEKKLTNMRSATADATVTLAKAHTLSLDEAMEFCGTDECVEVTPDVLRVRKLVFSATERGRARAREKARNK, translated from the coding sequence GTGTCGCATCCTGAGTTTCGTAACGTGGCCATCGTCGCGCACGTCGACCACGGCAAAACCACCCTCGTTAACGCCATGCTGGAACAGTCCGGCGCCTTCGGCGACCACGGCGAGGTCACTGACCGTGTGATGGACTCCGGCGACCTCGAGCGGGAGAAGGGCATTACCATCCTGGCCAAGAACACGGCCATTCACCGCAAGGGCCTGGGCAAGGATGGTACGGACCTCATCATCAACGTCATCGACACCCCCGGGCACGCCGATTTTGGTGGCGAGGTCGAGCGCGGGCTATCCATGGTCGACGGCGTGGTCCTGCTTGTCGACGCCGCGGAGGGCCCGCTGCCGCAGACGCGCTTCGTGCTGGGCAAAGCGCTCGCCGCGAAGCTGCCGGTGATCATCCTGGTCAACAAGACCGACCGCCCGGACGCCCGCATCGACGAGGTGGTTGAAGAGTCCCAGGATCTCCTCCTCGAGCTGGCCGCCGGGCTCGAAGACGCGGAGGCTGCCGCAGCCGCCGAGCAGCTACTCGACCTCCCGGTGCTCTACGCCTCCGGGCGCGAAGGCAAGGCCTCCACCGAGAACCCGGGCAACGGCAACGCGCCTGACTCGGTGGACCTGCAGCCGCTGTTCGACGTGATCTACCACGTCCTGCCGGAGCCGACCGCCACGATCGACGCGCCGCTCCAGGCGCACGTGACCAACCTCGACTCGAGCTCGTTTTTGGGCCGCCTCGGCCTGGTGCGCGTCCACGCCGGCACGTTGAAAAAGGGCCAGCAAGTCGCCTGGATTCACTACGACGCGGAGGGCGGCGAGCACGTCAAGACCGTCAAGATCGCCGAACTATTGCGCACGGAGGGCGTGGATCGGGTGCCCGCCGAGGAAGTCATCGCCGGTGATATCGCGGCGGTCTCTGGCATCGATGAGATCATGATCGGCGATACGCTCGCGGACGTCGATAATCCCGTCGCGCTGCCCCGGATCACCGTGGACGAGCCGGCAATTTCTATGACCATCGGTGTGAACACCTCGCCGATGGCCGGGCGCGGCGGCGGCGACAAGTTGACGGCCCGCTTGGTCAAGGCCCGCCTCGACCAGGAGCTCATCGGTAACGTCTCCATCCGGGTGAACTCCACCGAGCGCCCGGATACCTGGGAGGTCCAGGGCCGCGGCGAGATGGCGTTGTCTGTGCTGGTGGAAACGATGCGCCGCGAAGGCTTCGAGCTGACCGTGGGCAAGCCTCAGGTGGTGACCAAGATTGTCGACGGCAAGACCCAAGAGCCCTACGAGCACACCGTGATCGACGCACCCGCCGACTACCAGGGGCCGATCACGCAGCTGATGGCCGCGCGCAAAGGTACGATGCTCTCCATGGGCACGAACCCGGGGTCCAACTGGATCCGGATGGAGTACCGGGTACCGGCCCGAGGTTTGATCGGGTTCCGCACGACCTTCATGACGGAAACCCGTGGCACCGGCATCGTGAACTCCTACTCGGACGGCTGGGACGACTGGGCCGGTGAGATCAAGGGCCGGCCGTCTGGCTCGCTCGTGGCCGACCGCAGCGGCCAGGTCACGGCTTACGCGCTGCAGCAGCTTGCAGACCGCGGCAACTTCTTCGTCGAGCCCGGCGCGGAAACGTACGAAGGCATGGTCGTGGGCGCGAACAACCGTGATGAGGACATGGACGTCAACATCACCAAGGAAAAGAAGCTGACCAACATGCGCTCGGCAACTGCCGACGCCACGGTCACGCTCGCGAAGGCCCACACGCTTTCCCTGGATGAGGCGATGGAGTTCTGCGGCACTGACGAGTGCGTCGAGGTGACTCCGGACGTGCTGCGGGTGCGCAAGCTCGTGTTCTCCGCTACCGAGCGGGGCCGCGCGCGCGCCCGCGAGAAGGCGCGTAACAAGTAA
- a CDS encoding Rv1157c family protein, translating into MTACVLIAPQFAPAAAQSAHSPGTGTPPAASSSGPTGSIAPASIPAALSSANPLDELGRPRPELLEQARQFAHQPWVPPEVRDILLSAVAFFAGTGETGVDLPDNAPEFTQFYWPTVAGRCIGGELDSVGSALAVRGPSEIPAPGAAAGETTFLFTALGTAPAAADQGEMAVDWVNLYSLQFGHTPLRNHGINPEGPATISGTAATGTSPVAAVLRGTVHTGDGPCTFQPTAAFLPARHEG; encoded by the coding sequence GTGACAGCCTGCGTACTGATCGCACCCCAGTTTGCGCCTGCCGCGGCACAGTCGGCCCACTCACCAGGTACGGGTACGCCCCCTGCGGCGTCCAGCTCCGGCCCCACGGGCTCGATCGCGCCGGCCTCTATCCCCGCCGCCTTGAGCTCCGCCAATCCGCTCGACGAGCTCGGCAGACCGCGCCCGGAGCTTCTGGAGCAGGCCCGCCAATTCGCGCACCAGCCCTGGGTGCCCCCGGAAGTGCGCGACATCCTGTTAAGCGCCGTCGCCTTCTTCGCCGGCACCGGCGAGACCGGGGTCGATCTTCCCGACAACGCCCCCGAGTTCACCCAGTTCTACTGGCCGACGGTGGCCGGTCGGTGCATCGGAGGCGAACTCGACTCCGTCGGCAGCGCCCTAGCCGTGCGCGGACCCAGCGAGATCCCGGCCCCCGGTGCTGCGGCTGGCGAGACGACCTTCCTCTTCACCGCCCTCGGCACGGCCCCCGCGGCCGCAGACCAAGGCGAGATGGCCGTCGACTGGGTCAACCTGTACAGCCTCCAATTCGGCCACACGCCCCTGCGCAACCACGGGATCAACCCCGAGGGCCCGGCGACGATTTCTGGCACGGCCGCAACCGGTACCAGCCCCGTTGCGGCGGTCCTACGCGGCACCGTGCACACGGGCGACGGACCATGCACATTCCAGCCGACTGCGGCATTCCTACCGGCACGGCACGAGGGGTAA
- a CDS encoding DUF402 domain-containing protein, which translates to MASLHPVKRETFDPKALINTDPKGFARRVDDFRVTDFGLYMARGANHPRFGYLESWLLPELHLRANVFHFRPGITAEQDFYFDVAAIERDAETGVWSTRDLYVDLISVSGQPVEVQDIDELAAATSAGYLSAAEAEQAITTTLDAVEGITRASDDPMAWLDRLGIELTWATDVVLAPIG; encoded by the coding sequence ATGGCTAGCCTGCATCCCGTCAAGAGGGAAACTTTCGACCCGAAAGCACTAATCAACACCGACCCTAAGGGCTTTGCCCGGCGCGTCGATGACTTCCGGGTCACCGACTTCGGGCTTTACATGGCGCGCGGGGCCAATCACCCGCGCTTTGGCTACCTGGAGTCCTGGCTGTTGCCCGAGCTGCATTTGCGGGCCAACGTCTTCCACTTTCGCCCGGGAATCACCGCGGAGCAGGACTTCTACTTCGACGTCGCCGCCATCGAGCGAGACGCAGAAACCGGGGTGTGGTCGACCAGGGATCTCTACGTCGATCTGATCTCGGTCTCCGGCCAGCCCGTCGAGGTGCAAGACATTGACGAGCTCGCCGCCGCCACCTCCGCCGGCTACCTCTCGGCCGCAGAGGCCGAACAGGCGATCACCACCACCCTGGACGCCGTGGAGGGAATCACTCGGGCCAGCGACGATCCCATGGCCTGGCTCGATCGTCTTGGCATCGAACTGACGTGGGCGACGGACGTGGTGCTCGCCCCGATCGGTTAA
- a CDS encoding alanine:cation symporter family protein, whose product MSSTVELDNITEVAVAVSVGGPGSALWIGAFDILGMSVKMAEATPSWGMPHLPPSWHRDRRAVPGAD is encoded by the coding sequence CTGAGTTCCACGGTGGAGCTTGACAACATCACCGAGGTCGCAGTGGCTGTCTCTGTCGGCGGCCCCGGATCCGCGCTATGGATTGGCGCCTTCGACATCCTCGGTATGAGCGTCAAGATGGCAGAAGCTACGCCTTCATGGGGAATGCCGCACCTTCCACCCAGCTGGCACCGTGATAGGCGGGCTGTCCCCGGGGCAGATTAG
- the rraA gene encoding ribonuclease E activity regulator RraA encodes MPLEFIPTADLVDIIGPQARCCDTQFRNVGGAKEFCGTITTVRCHEDNALVKKILHKDNPAGVLVVDGGGSLHTALIGDMIAAAGLEHGWAGVIVHGACRDSEVIARMDFGLKALGTNPRKSSKTGEGESGVIVSFGGVDFVPGHVLYSDADGIVVTEHGVAKP; translated from the coding sequence TTGCCCCTCGAGTTCATCCCCACCGCAGACCTGGTGGACATTATCGGCCCCCAAGCGCGCTGCTGCGATACACAGTTCCGCAACGTCGGCGGCGCTAAGGAATTCTGTGGGACGATTACCACGGTGCGCTGCCACGAGGATAACGCGCTAGTGAAAAAGATCCTGCACAAGGACAACCCTGCTGGCGTCCTTGTCGTCGACGGCGGCGGATCACTGCACACCGCGCTGATTGGAGACATGATCGCGGCAGCTGGGCTTGAGCATGGGTGGGCCGGGGTGATCGTGCATGGAGCGTGCCGCGATTCTGAAGTTATTGCCCGTATGGATTTCGGCCTGAAGGCCCTAGGGACTAACCCGCGTAAGTCCAGCAAGACGGGAGAAGGCGAAAGCGGCGTTATAGTCAGCTTCGGCGGCGTGGATTTCGTGCCCGGTCATGTGCTCTACTCTGATGCGGACGGCATCGTTGTTACTGAGCACGGCGTCGCCAAGCCCTAA